From a single Photobacterium gaetbulicola Gung47 genomic region:
- a CDS encoding hypothetical protein (COG1432): MEKVAIFVDVQNIYYTVKDTYGCNFDYNAFWAEATQGREVVAAYAYAIHRGDEKQRQFQNILRGIGFDVKLKPFIQRSDGSAKGDWDVGITLDVMEHAPDVDRIILLSGDGDFDLLVDKVQSKYGIDVEIYGVPGLTAASLINTAHFFREIEDTLLLKR; the protein is encoded by the coding sequence GTGGAAAAAGTCGCTATTTTTGTCGATGTGCAAAACATCTACTACACCGTCAAAGACACCTATGGTTGTAACTTTGATTACAATGCCTTTTGGGCCGAAGCCACCCAAGGCAGAGAGGTTGTCGCGGCTTATGCCTATGCCATTCATCGTGGTGACGAAAAACAACGCCAGTTCCAGAATATCCTTCGAGGTATCGGCTTTGACGTCAAACTCAAACCCTTTATCCAGCGCAGTGATGGCTCCGCGAAGGGTGATTGGGATGTCGGGATCACCCTGGACGTTATGGAGCATGCACCGGATGTCGACCGGATCATTCTGCTGTCGGGTGATGGAGACTTTGACCTCTTGGTTGATAAGGTCCAGAGCAAATATGGCATTGACGTTGAGATCTACGGTGTCCCTGGCCTGACGGCAGCCTCGCTGATAAACACGGCACACTTTTTCCGTGAAATTGAAGACACGCTGCTGCTCAAGCGGTAG
- a CDS encoding putative beta-lactamase HcpA produces MCRVYQRGCRQARDTVDLNVNAIFALDLINQEVKVSITRQQNDPVDIRCMLHNVQGDPDIPITLRGAITALDKGFEFDVKADTSKDILELALFFVTTMNGIGISRDNLSALGGFGPKGIVIKVTTIGVFDGVVDVLHIDKNSDFFHVYSLLVGPKGSIYLSGCNMHA; encoded by the coding sequence GTGTGCCGTGTTTATCAGCGAGGCTGCCGTCAGGCCAGGGACACCGTAGATCTCAACGTCAATGCCATATTTGCTCTGGACCTTATCAACCAAGAGGTCAAAGTCTCCATCACCCGACAGCAGAATGATCCGGTCGACATCCGGTGCATGCTCCATAACGTCCAGGGTGATCCCGACATCCCAATCACCCTTCGCGGAGCCATCACTGCGCTGGATAAAGGGTTTGAGTTTGACGTCAAAGCCGATACCTCGAAGGATATTCTGGAACTGGCGTTGTTTTTCGTCACCACGATGAATGGCATAGGCATAAGCCGCGACAACCTCTCTGCCTTGGGTGGCTTCGGCCCAAAAGGCATTGTAATCAAAGTTACAACCATAGGTGTCTTTGACGGTGTAGTAGATGTTTTGCACATCGACAAAAATAGCGACTTTTTCCACGTTTACTCTTTATTGGTTGGGCCAAAGGGTAGTATATACCTAAGCGGCTGTAATATGCATGCCTGA